In one Bradyrhizobium sp. 4 genomic region, the following are encoded:
- a CDS encoding dihydrodipicolinate synthase family protein produces the protein MNKPVQPKPVPSTSSLSLKLPKADRSIETYRLAASRTFPAKLEGPLNRIAFSAVHTVVDPFADNDPWLSAAVDWDKTIAFREHVWDLGLGVAEAMDTAQRGMGLDWPTSLELITRSVSAAKRRNALVFSGAGTDHLPVEDAKNLDDVIRAYEEQISAVEKVGGRIILMASRALAKLGRNADDYAKVYDRVLSQVREPVIIHWLGDMFDPALTGYWGTSDLDKAMDIAVAIINGNAAKVDGVKVSLLDKQREIDMRRRLDKRIKMYTGDDFNYAELIAGDEQGFSHALLGIFDAIAPAASYALSRLAAGDEAGFHDVLGPTVPLSRHIFKAPTRFYKTGVVFMAYLNGHQDHFTMVGGQESTRSTLHLAELFRLADKAGLLADPELATRRMKAVLSTHGIES, from the coding sequence ATGAACAAGCCCGTCCAGCCCAAGCCCGTCCCTTCAACGTCGTCCCTGTCGCTCAAGCTGCCAAAAGCCGATCGCTCGATCGAGACCTACCGGCTCGCGGCCTCGCGGACGTTTCCCGCAAAGCTCGAGGGCCCGCTGAACCGCATCGCGTTCTCGGCCGTCCATACCGTGGTCGATCCCTTCGCCGACAACGATCCGTGGCTCTCCGCCGCCGTCGACTGGGACAAGACCATCGCCTTTCGCGAGCACGTCTGGGACCTCGGGCTCGGCGTTGCGGAAGCCATGGACACCGCGCAGCGCGGCATGGGGCTGGATTGGCCGACCTCGCTGGAGCTGATCACGCGCTCGGTATCTGCCGCGAAGCGACGCAACGCGCTGGTGTTTTCCGGAGCGGGCACGGACCATCTCCCGGTCGAGGACGCCAAGAATCTCGACGACGTCATTCGCGCCTATGAGGAACAGATATCGGCGGTCGAGAAGGTCGGCGGCCGCATCATCTTGATGGCGTCGCGCGCGCTGGCGAAGCTTGGCCGTAACGCCGACGATTACGCAAAGGTTTATGACCGCGTGCTGTCGCAGGTTCGCGAGCCCGTGATCATCCACTGGCTCGGCGACATGTTCGATCCGGCGCTGACGGGATATTGGGGCACCAGCGATCTCGACAAGGCGATGGATATTGCGGTCGCCATCATCAACGGCAATGCTGCCAAGGTCGACGGTGTCAAGGTTTCGCTGCTCGACAAGCAGCGCGAGATCGACATGCGCCGTCGTCTCGACAAGCGCATCAAGATGTACACCGGCGACGACTTCAATTATGCGGAGCTGATCGCCGGCGATGAACAGGGCTTTTCGCACGCGCTGCTCGGCATTTTTGACGCGATCGCGCCGGCGGCGTCCTACGCGTTGTCGCGGTTGGCAGCGGGTGACGAAGCCGGCTTCCACGACGTGCTGGGGCCGACGGTCCCGCTGTCGCGCCACATCTTCAAGGCGCCGACGCGCTTCTACAAGACCGGGGTGGTGTTCATGGCATACCTCAATGGTCACCAGGACCACTTCACCATGGTCGGCGGGCAGGAGAGCACGCGCTCGACGCTGCATCTGGCCGAGCTGTTCCGGTTGGCCGACAAGGCCGGGCTGCTCGCCGATCCGGAGCTGGCGACGCGGCGGATGAAGGCGGTGCTCTCAACGCACGGAATCGAATCCTGA
- a CDS encoding thiamine pyrophosphate-dependent enzyme: MSKANLLDRRQVVSTLLANRRDVVAIGGLGASTNDMCAAGDHARNFYLWGGMGGAAMIGLGLALAQPKLPVLVITGDGEMLMGMGSLATIGLQKPPNLSIAVLDNEAYGETGGQASHTAAAADLVGVARACGIGDSRSVTTMAEVEAFARAVHDVTAGPRFANVKIDSANLERILPSRDGTYILNRIRGDLGFQPI; encoded by the coding sequence ATGAGCAAGGCCAATCTCCTCGACCGCCGTCAGGTGGTGTCCACGCTTCTCGCGAACCGCAGGGACGTGGTTGCGATCGGCGGCCTCGGCGCCTCCACCAACGACATGTGCGCGGCCGGCGACCATGCCCGGAATTTCTACCTTTGGGGCGGCATGGGCGGGGCGGCGATGATCGGGTTGGGCCTCGCTCTGGCGCAGCCAAAATTGCCGGTGCTGGTCATCACCGGCGACGGCGAGATGCTGATGGGCATGGGCAGCCTTGCCACCATCGGCCTCCAGAAGCCGCCCAATCTCTCGATCGCGGTGCTCGACAACGAGGCCTATGGCGAGACTGGGGGCCAGGCCAGCCACACGGCCGCGGCGGCCGACCTCGTCGGCGTCGCCAGGGCCTGCGGCATCGGGGATAGCCGGTCTGTGACGACAATGGCCGAGGTCGAGGCCTTCGCCAGAGCCGTCCACGACGTCACCGCCGGGCCGCGCTTTGCCAATGTGAAGATCGACAGTGCCAATCTGGAGCGGATTTTGCCGAGCCGGGACGGGACTTACATTCTCAACCGGATTCGCGGCGACCTCGGCTTCCAACCGATCTAG
- a CDS encoding Gfo/Idh/MocA family oxidoreductase, with translation MTTQRLGLIMNGVTGRMGLNQHLIRSIVAIREQGGVRLKNGDRVMPDPILVGRSAEKVEGLAKRYNIMRWTTDLDAALADKNDTMFFDAATTQARPGLLTQAINAGKHVYCEKPIATNFEAALEVVKLANSKGVKHGTVQDKLFLPGLKKIAFLRDSGFFGRILSVRGEFGYWVFEGGWQEAQRPSWNYRDEDGGGIILDMVCHWRYVLDNLFGEVESVSCIGNTDIPERFDEQGKKYTATADDSAYATFQLKGGAIAHINMSWVTRVYRDDLVTFQVDGTLGSAVAGLSDCMIQARQATPRPVWNPDEKRLHDFYGDWQKLPDNVTYDNGFKEQWEMFIRHVYEDAPYKFTLLEGVKGVQLAECALKSWKERRWIDVAPIKV, from the coding sequence ATGACCACGCAACGCCTCGGCCTCATCATGAACGGCGTCACGGGCCGCATGGGGCTCAATCAGCATCTGATCCGTTCGATCGTCGCGATCCGCGAGCAGGGCGGCGTCCGCTTGAAGAACGGCGACCGCGTGATGCCGGACCCGATCCTGGTCGGCCGCAGCGCCGAGAAGGTCGAGGGGCTCGCCAAGCGCTACAACATCATGCGCTGGACCACCGATCTCGATGCCGCCCTCGCCGACAAGAACGACACCATGTTCTTCGATGCCGCGACCACACAGGCACGGCCGGGCCTTCTGACCCAGGCCATCAATGCCGGCAAGCACGTTTATTGCGAGAAGCCGATCGCGACGAACTTCGAGGCGGCGCTCGAGGTCGTCAAGCTCGCCAATTCCAAGGGCGTCAAGCACGGCACGGTGCAGGACAAGCTGTTCCTGCCCGGCCTGAAGAAGATTGCCTTCCTGCGCGACTCCGGCTTCTTCGGCCGCATCCTCTCGGTGCGCGGCGAGTTCGGCTATTGGGTGTTCGAAGGTGGCTGGCAGGAGGCGCAGCGGCCGTCATGGAATTATCGCGACGAGGACGGCGGCGGCATCATCCTCGACATGGTTTGCCACTGGCGCTACGTGCTCGACAATCTCTTCGGCGAGGTCGAGAGCGTGAGCTGCATCGGCAACACCGACATCCCGGAGCGTTTCGACGAGCAGGGCAAGAAGTACACGGCGACCGCCGACGACTCCGCCTATGCCACGTTCCAGCTCAAGGGCGGCGCCATCGCCCACATCAACATGTCCTGGGTGACGCGCGTCTATCGCGACGATCTCGTCACCTTCCAGGTCGACGGCACGCTCGGCTCGGCCGTCGCCGGCCTTTCCGACTGCATGATCCAGGCACGGCAGGCGACGCCCCGACCGGTGTGGAATCCCGACGAGAAGCGGCTGCACGATTTCTACGGCGACTGGCAGAAGCTGCCTGACAACGTCACCTACGACAACGGCTTTAAGGAGCAGTGGGAGATGTTCATCCGCCACGTCTATGAAGATGCGCCCTACAAGTTCACGCTGCTCGAAGGCGTCAAGGGCGTGCAGCTCGCCGAATGCGCGCTGAAGAGCTGGAAGGAGCGGCGCTGGATCGATGTCGCGCCGATCAAGGTCTGA
- a CDS encoding phosphonopyruvate decarboxylase — MHARSDAADTAPSWPDDIFAALQRFDVRQVPYVPDAGHSRLIQRVLASSTMRGIPLTTEEEGVALLAGAWTGGQRGVLLMQSSGVGNCINMLSLIPILRFPFLTLVTMRGEWGEFNPWQVPMGSTTQGVFELSGVKVLRASNPAEVPAVLEAAAAQAYNALTPTAVLLSQRLIGAKVFTK; from the coding sequence ATGCACGCCCGCTCTGACGCTGCCGACACGGCTCCTTCATGGCCAGACGATATCTTCGCGGCCCTGCAACGCTTCGACGTCCGGCAGGTGCCCTACGTGCCCGACGCCGGCCATTCGAGGCTGATCCAGCGCGTGCTGGCCTCGTCCACCATGCGCGGCATTCCGCTGACGACGGAGGAGGAGGGCGTCGCGCTGCTCGCCGGCGCCTGGACGGGCGGCCAGCGCGGCGTGCTGTTGATGCAGTCGAGCGGGGTCGGCAATTGCATCAACATGCTGTCGCTGATCCCGATCCTGCGCTTTCCTTTCCTCACGTTGGTGACCATGCGAGGGGAGTGGGGCGAGTTCAATCCGTGGCAGGTGCCGATGGGATCGACCACGCAGGGCGTGTTCGAGCTCTCGGGTGTCAAGGTGCTGCGGGCGTCTAACCCAGCCGAGGTGCCGGCCGTGCTCGAGGCGGCGGCCGCGCAGGCCTACAACGCCCTCACGCCCACCGCCGTCCTGCTGTCGCAGCGCCTGATCGGCGCCAAGGTTTTCACCAAATGA
- a CDS encoding sugar phosphate isomerase/epimerase family protein: protein MRDFSSNHRWLSLNTATIRKQGDLVEIIDACARHGIRAIDPWRDQVAAVGLDRAARAVRDAGLDLSGYCRGGMFTSDASRRVEVRDDNRRCVDEAKALGAPCVVLVVGGLPQYSRPGSEASKDIAGARTQVEEALAEMLDYAKQAKLPLAIEPLHPAYAADRACVNTTKQALDICDGLDPDRSGMLGVALDVYHIWWDPELMGQIARAGRDRLLAFHVCDWLVPTRDILNDRGMMGDGVIDIKSVREAVEAQGFAGYSEIEIFSNEWWSKPMDEVLQTCIARHKTVV from the coding sequence ATGCGTGATTTCTCGTCTAATCATCGCTGGCTATCGCTCAACACGGCGACAATCCGCAAGCAGGGCGACCTCGTCGAGATCATCGACGCCTGTGCCAGGCACGGCATTCGCGCCATCGATCCCTGGCGCGATCAGGTCGCCGCCGTCGGTCTCGACCGCGCCGCGCGCGCGGTGCGCGATGCCGGTCTCGACCTGTCGGGCTATTGCCGTGGCGGTATGTTCACCTCTGACGCATCGCGGCGGGTCGAGGTGCGCGACGACAACCGGCGCTGCGTCGATGAAGCCAAGGCGCTTGGCGCGCCCTGCGTCGTGCTCGTCGTCGGCGGTCTGCCGCAATATTCGCGGCCTGGCAGCGAGGCGTCGAAGGACATTGCCGGCGCGCGGACGCAGGTCGAGGAGGCGCTCGCCGAAATGCTCGACTACGCCAAACAGGCCAAGCTGCCGCTGGCGATCGAGCCGCTGCATCCGGCCTATGCGGCGGACCGCGCCTGTGTCAACACGACGAAGCAGGCGCTCGACATCTGCGACGGACTCGACCCTGATCGCAGCGGCATGCTCGGCGTCGCGCTCGACGTCTATCACATCTGGTGGGATCCCGAACTGATGGGGCAGATCGCGCGCGCGGGCCGAGATCGCCTGCTTGCCTTCCATGTCTGCGACTGGCTGGTGCCGACCAGGGACATTCTCAACGACCGCGGCATGATGGGCGACGGCGTGATCGACATCAAATCGGTGCGCGAAGCGGTCGAAGCGCAGGGCTTTGCCGGCTATTCGGAGATCGAAATCTTCTCCAACGAGTGGTGGAGTAAACCGATGGACGAGGTGCTGCAAACCTGCATCGCGCGGCACAAGACGGTGGTTTAG
- a CDS encoding ABC transporter ATP-binding protein, whose protein sequence is MSETLQPAAHLRLVSDRAAGDASGIKLSGVSKTYRTRDGDVPSLRPLDFHINDGEFFVVVGPSGCGKSTLLKLISGLLPPTTGEILVEGEKVTAPHGNVGIVFQNALLLPWRNILSNVMLPIDMKRLPRQTYLDRAKALLKLVGLEGFEKKLPWQLSGGMQQRASICRALVHDPRIMLMDEPFGALDALTRERMNVELMRIQRETRKTVLLITHSIPEAVFLADRVLVMTERPGAVAAIYDVPLPRPRSLDVMADPVFTELVQRIRKHFFSQGSLD, encoded by the coding sequence ATGAGCGAAACCCTGCAACCGGCCGCGCATCTGAGACTGGTGAGCGACCGGGCTGCCGGCGATGCGTCGGGCATCAAGCTGTCAGGCGTGTCGAAGACCTACCGGACGCGCGACGGCGATGTGCCGTCGTTGCGGCCGCTCGACTTTCACATCAATGACGGCGAGTTCTTCGTCGTGGTCGGCCCATCCGGCTGCGGCAAGTCCACGCTGCTCAAGCTGATCTCGGGACTGCTGCCGCCGACCACGGGCGAGATCCTGGTCGAGGGCGAGAAGGTGACGGCGCCGCATGGCAATGTCGGCATCGTGTTCCAGAACGCGCTGCTGCTGCCATGGCGCAACATCCTGTCCAACGTGATGCTGCCGATCGACATGAAGCGGTTGCCGCGGCAGACATATCTCGACCGCGCCAAGGCGCTGTTGAAGCTGGTCGGGCTCGAAGGCTTCGAGAAGAAGCTGCCGTGGCAGCTCTCCGGTGGTATGCAGCAGCGCGCCTCGATTTGCCGCGCGCTGGTGCATGATCCCCGGATCATGCTGATGGACGAGCCGTTCGGCGCGCTCGACGCGTTGACGCGCGAGCGCATGAATGTCGAGCTGATGCGGATCCAGCGCGAGACCAGGAAGACGGTCCTGCTGATCACGCATTCGATCCCCGAGGCCGTGTTCCTCGCCGATCGCGTGCTGGTCATGACCGAGCGGCCCGGCGCGGTCGCCGCCATCTACGACGTGCCGCTGCCGCGGCCCCGTTCGCTGGACGTGATGGCCGATCCTGTGTTCACCGAACTCGTCCAGCGCATCCGCAAGCATTTCTTTTCGCAAGGTTCGCTGGACTAA
- a CDS encoding cytochrome P450: MNASANELAASFDLEKLTPEFYDDPYPTYRALRENEPVKRLRNGTVFLTRYDDLVTTYKNTKSFSSDKKREFAPKYGDTPLYEHHTTSLVFNDPPAHTRVRRLIMGALSPRAIAGMEPDIVKLVDGLLDAIAVKGNCELIEDFAASIPIEVIGNLLDVPHDERAPLREWSLAILGALEPVVSPEVAARGNKAVADFLAYLETLVARRRAKPGNPERDVLTRLIQGEDNGERLTEKELLHNCIFLLNAGHETTTNLIGNGLVALDRNPDQKQRLIDNPELIKTAVEEMLRYESSNQLGNRMTTERVELGGVMLDAGTSITLCIGAANRDPAQFPDPESFDIARTPNRHLAFATGAHQCAGMALARLEGAIAVSRFLARFPNYAVSGQPVRGGRVRFRGFLSVPCAIG; encoded by the coding sequence ATGAACGCAAGTGCGAATGAACTGGCGGCCAGTTTCGATCTGGAGAAGCTGACGCCGGAATTCTACGACGATCCCTACCCGACCTATCGTGCACTGCGGGAGAACGAGCCGGTCAAGCGCCTGCGCAACGGCACCGTGTTCCTGACCCGCTATGACGATCTCGTCACGACCTACAAGAACACAAAGTCGTTCAGCTCGGACAAGAAGCGCGAGTTCGCGCCGAAATACGGCGACACCCCGCTCTACGAGCACCACACCACGAGCCTCGTCTTCAACGACCCGCCGGCGCATACGCGCGTGCGGCGCCTGATCATGGGCGCGCTGTCGCCGCGCGCGATCGCGGGGATGGAGCCTGATATCGTCAAGCTGGTCGACGGACTGCTCGACGCCATCGCCGTCAAGGGCAATTGCGAGCTGATCGAGGATTTCGCCGCATCGATCCCGATCGAGGTGATCGGCAATTTGCTCGACGTGCCCCATGACGAGCGCGCGCCGCTGCGCGAGTGGTCGCTGGCGATCCTGGGCGCCCTCGAACCGGTCGTGTCGCCTGAGGTCGCTGCCCGCGGCAACAAGGCCGTGGCGGATTTTCTCGCCTATCTCGAAACGCTGGTCGCACGCCGACGAGCGAAGCCTGGCAACCCCGAACGCGACGTGCTGACGCGCCTGATCCAGGGCGAGGACAACGGCGAGCGGCTGACAGAGAAGGAGCTGCTGCACAATTGCATCTTCCTGCTCAATGCCGGCCACGAGACCACCACGAACCTGATCGGCAACGGCCTCGTGGCGCTAGACCGGAACCCGGATCAGAAGCAGCGGCTGATCGACAATCCCGAGCTGATCAAGACTGCGGTCGAAGAGATGCTGCGCTACGAGAGTTCGAACCAACTCGGCAACCGCATGACCACGGAGCGGGTCGAGCTCGGCGGCGTCATGCTGGATGCCGGCACGTCGATCACGCTGTGCATCGGCGCGGCCAACCGCGATCCGGCGCAGTTTCCGGACCCCGAGAGCTTCGACATCGCGCGCACGCCGAACCGGCATCTCGCCTTCGCCACCGGCGCGCATCAATGCGCCGGCATGGCGCTGGCGCGGCTGGAAGGCGCCATCGCGGTCTCACGCTTCTTGGCGCGCTTCCCGAACTACGCCGTGAGCGGACAGCCGGTCAGGGGCGGACGGGTGCGGTTCCGCGGCTTTTTGAGCGTGCCCTGCGCGATCGGCTGA